In the genome of Sardina pilchardus chromosome 14, fSarPil1.1, whole genome shotgun sequence, one region contains:
- the morn5 gene encoding MORN repeat-containing protein 5 → METGGHQQLRQSMELTGSSYSGAYKNGRMEGEGEYTFPTETRYVGQMKDGMFHGKGVLYFPNGSKYEGTWDNGLSKEGKYTFSDGLEYEEDDWDYCDGYDRRFYTERCNGLKPAGESQLTNLVPPQVIPDGCYDCGDGFYDPKNRVVTDYHHYFLRNADDEEHEWIVRTCRKSWDENVGAKNYTSDL, encoded by the exons ATGGAAACTGGTGGGCATCAACAACTCAGGCAAAGTATGGAGTTGACAGGTAGCAGTTACAGTGGAGCTTACAAGAATGGCAG gatggagggagaaggagagtatACTTTCCCCACTGAAACAAGATATGTTGGACAGATGAAAGATGGAATGTTCCATGGCAAAGGTGTGCTCTATTTTCCAAATGGAAGTAAATATGAGGGAACATGGGACAATGGACTGTCCAAGGag GGAAAATATACTTTCTCGGACGGATTGGAGTATGAGGAGGATGACTGGGACTACTGTGATGGCTATGACAGACGCTTCTATACTGAGAGGTGCAATGGACTGAAACCTGCAG GAGAGTCCCAACTGACCAACCTGGTGCCCCCACAAGTGATCCCTGATGGCTGCTATGACTGTGGAGATGGtttctatgatcccaaaaaCAGAGTTGTGACAGACTATCACCATTATTTCCTCAGGAATGCAG ATGACGAAGAACATGAGTGGATTGTGCGCACTTGTCGGAAGAGCTGGGATGAGAACGTTGGAGCGAAGAACTACACGTCTGATCTCTAA
- the ndufa8 gene encoding NADH dehydrogenase [ubiquinone] 1 alpha subcomplex subunit 8: MPGPADLPSLQDLNVEEVNVSSAVLKAAAHHYGSQCDKPNKEFMLCRWEEKDPRKCLDEGRKVNECAIQFFRQIKGNCPEVFTDYWTCLDYSNLHELRRCRKQQAEFDNCVLEKLGWQRPDLGELSKVTKVTTSRPIPENPYCSRERPEPNAPIEGPLVPAKYGSRMFFWNW; the protein is encoded by the exons ATGCCCGGTCCAGCTGATCTTCCGTCATTGCAGGACCTAAATGTCGAAGAA GTAAATGTGTCCTCGGCAGTGCTGAAGGCAGCCGCCCATCATTATGGGTCCCAGTGTGACAAACCCAACAAAGAGTTCATGTTGTGTCGGTGGGAGGAGAAAGATCCCAGGAAGTGTCTGGATGAAGGAAGGAAGGTCAACGAGTGTGCCATTCAATTCTTCAG GCAGATAAAGGGAAACTGTCCAGAGGTCTTCACTGACTACTGGACTTGCTTGGACTACTCCAACCTCCATGAACTCCGCCGCTGCCGCAAACAGCAGGCGGAGTTTGACAATTGTGTGCTGGAGAAACTTGGTTGGCAGAGACCAGACCTCGGGGAACTCTCAAAG GTCACAAAAGTAACCACTAGCCGACCCATCCCTGAGAACCCATACTGCTCCCGGGAAAGGCCTGAGCCCAACGCACCTATTGAGGGTCCACTGGTGCCAGCCAAGTATGGCAGCCGAATGTTTTTCTGGAACTGGTGA